The Planctomycetota bacterium genome contains the following window.
TTGCTCTGGATCGTCGCTGTCAGCCTCTGACACAAAGGTCACGACGCGTCGTGCGGCGGCAACGGATGGTCCAGGTCCGGCAATCGCACACTAATTGAACCAAGCTGCGAAGGTGAAGAAATTGCCGCGCGTCAGGCGCTGGAGTCGCTCGATGCTGTCGCCGGTGGCGACGTTGCCCTCTTCGAGGTACGGCACTGCGGCGGTGCCCTGGAACCAGAGGAGCACGTCGGTCTCTTCCTGCTCTTCGAAAACGCGTTTCAGGTTGATTCCGCGTGTCTCGGACTCGATCCGCCAGAAGGGCAGCAGGCGTTCGCCGTTGAGGACGTCTTCAATGTCGTCGAGGAAGACGAGCCACCCGTCGATGATGTCGTCGGTTACTTCGATGTTCGGAAACGCGGCCGACTGGTTTGCGTTCGGAATCCACTCGCTGCCGTCGTCCGTTTCAGCACGGATCAGCTCAAACATCCGTCGCGACCCGGCAGCCGCTTCGAGGAAGTGTTCGCGGGCGGAGAGCAAACGCTCGCGATCGCGAACCGGGAACTGAAGCAAATGCACCGCGGCGATCAGGTCGGTGATGTTGTCGAATGAGAACGATGGGTCGCTGGACTGAAGGAAATCGAATGACTGTTCGGCGTTGGCAAAGAGCAAGTGCCCGCAATGGTCGAACCAGCGGCTGGCGTCGTGGGCCAGCATGAGGTCGGCAAAGCCCTCGATCAGATGCGTGTAGGCGATGAGCCACTCGACGTCGGCGTCGTCGAACTCGATGACGACTTCGCTGATCGCTCGCTCCCTCGCGGCAGTCAATGCAGCAAACTGCTGTTGCCACTCAAGCTGATACTGACGCACGTCCTCTCGGTATTGCTCACGCTCTTCGGGCGTGGCATCGCGGCCAGGAGCCTCCGGTTGCTCGAGGCCATCGAGGCTTTCGAGATCACGCTGGTCGACGCGGATGTTGACCCAGCCGAGTTCACGGAGGATTGGCATGAGACGTTCGCGGTCCCCAGAGCTGCCGTCACCGTCGAAGTCGAACCCGATCGACGCGAGCGGCAGCGCGACGCGGACCGGGCCGTCGATCTCCTGCAGGATCGTTCGGGCTTCGGCTAGTGTAATCGCGAAGCGGTCGATCGCTTCTGCGATGGCGGCAGGCGTCGCGACATCGGGTTCGTCGTTCATCGGGACCGGCAAGCGAAGAAACGGCACACTTTCGGCAACGTCACCACGCGGGCCCATCGCGTGGAGATCTCTGCCGAGCGTCTCGACGCCGGAAAGCACGGTCGCGACACCGAGCGCGAAGCGGACGTTCGCCTCGTCGCCGTCGTTCGCGTCCAGCTTTGCCGTGAGCGTCGCAACCGCCTGCGTCGGCGGCTGTGTCGCGAGCACGTCTGCCGGGTTCGCTTCGGACGTCGCAGTCGTAGCCACGAAAACTACCAACGCGACGAATGGAGCCGTCAGTCTCATGGCGGCATGCTCGCAGGTCGCGGGGCTCGTCACAACGACGAGTCCGCTACCTTCTGCCACAGTGCCTGAGACAAAACGGCCAGGCTCGAAGGCGAAACAGCGTCAGCTCCAGCGACGGGCTCGCATCCTGCGTTGCGTCGCGGACATCCCGAAAGGACGCGTCTCGACCTACGGCAGCGTCGGGGCTGCGTGTCAGACCGGGCCCCGTCAAGCTGCGGCGGTGCTGTCGCTCGATCCGGGGGCGTCGGACGTGCCGTGGCACCGCGTCGTCGGTGCGGGCGGGCTGCTGCGGATCGTCAACCCGGTCGGCCACAAGGAGCAGCGCGAGCGACTCATCGCGGAGGGCCTTGAGCTCACCGATCGTCGCGTTCAGGCGTTCGACGACGTGTTCGTCGACATGTGCGACCTGGAGTGAGCTGGATACCGCTGCTTACCACCGCAAACGAAATCGGGCGAGAGGCACGTGATGCCTCTCGCCCCGCTCTCTCACATCGACGACTGCCCCCGACATCAATGCTGACGCCGACGCAGCATGCACAGGCCAAGCAGGCTGACCGCCGCCACGGAGGTCGGCTCGGGGATCACCGCGCCGTCGACCAGAAGGACGTTGTCGATCAAGACGTCCGGCGACTGGTTGAAGTTGAACGAGAGGAACCGCAGCGTGTCGAACGAGTTGCCGGCAGCGACGGTGTCCTTGCTGGTTGCGTCGTCGAAGACCAGCACGCCGTCGATGTAGATGTCCGCCGTCGCGGAGGCCACGCTGGTCGTCGTGCCACCGAAGCCCGTGTACGACTCGCTGGACGTGCTGTTGTTGGCGACGATGGTGAATCGCACGGCCTCGCCGCTGGAGTAGGCGTTGCTGACGGACTCGTCGCCGCTGGTGCTGTCGGCGGTGATGTTGCCCTCGTTGATCTGGAAGTCGAAGATCGTGTTGGCATCGCCCGAGCCGTCGTTCTGGCCGAGTCGGATCACGAAGAAGTCGTTTGCGAGGCTCGAATCGTCCGTTTCGAAGTAGTCGAAGCTGAGCGTCACGACGTCGGACCCGCCCAGGCCGGCTGCGCCGAGCAGGAGGTTG
Protein-coding sequences here:
- a CDS encoding MGMT family protein — encoded protein: MPETKRPGSKAKQRQLQRRARILRCVADIPKGRVSTYGSVGAACQTGPRQAAAVLSLDPGASDVPWHRVVGAGGLLRIVNPVGHKEQRERLIAEGLELTDRRVQAFDDVFVDMCDLE